A genomic segment from Verrucomicrobiota bacterium encodes:
- the rpmH gene encoding 50S ribosomal protein L34, giving the protein MQPTYRPSKIKRARKFGFRKRNSTRSGRKILAARRRKGRARLSASR; this is encoded by the coding sequence ATGCAACCGACATATCGCCCTTCTAAGATCAAGAGAGCCCGCAAGTTTGGCTTTCGTAAGCGCAACTCGACCCGTTCCGGTCGAAAGATACTTGCAGCACGTAGGCGTAAAGGCCGAGCACGCCTATCTGCGTCTCGCTAG
- a CDS encoding SAM-dependent methyltransferase has protein sequence MSELLPQPLATALEKRGAIPFSQFCRIALYDENDGYYQKEKLRVGSSIEADFTTNLSVQSTFVPLVFESVCSLLGRTDVSDYHFIEVGAEPNQSSFKGLAPNFAEVSSIGVSDSFPSLTGKVVLFANEWLDAQPFVRLVFTNGEWREVFVERLKEGGLVEKLYQVQSKDGLSLEARLPREMPEGYRVDLSMEVAGVLGEYLKQPWEGLFLTFDYGSSWESLIRQMPDGSGRAYRKQRLSTNLLDDPGESDLTCNVCWDDVKESLELEGFTVDGPERQESFFLNHASQRVRAIIEGKDDPDGGSKRRLMQILHPANFGAAFQVLWGLR, from the coding sequence GTGAGTGAGTTGCTCCCGCAGCCTTTGGCTACCGCTTTGGAAAAGCGAGGAGCTATTCCATTTTCGCAGTTCTGTCGGATAGCCCTCTATGACGAGAACGATGGTTATTACCAAAAGGAGAAGCTTCGTGTTGGATCAAGTATCGAAGCGGATTTTACCACCAACCTTTCTGTTCAATCTACATTTGTCCCACTGGTTTTTGAATCGGTATGCAGTCTTTTGGGAAGGACGGATGTGTCTGACTATCACTTCATTGAGGTAGGAGCTGAGCCGAACCAATCGTCTTTCAAAGGACTTGCTCCTAATTTTGCCGAGGTCAGTAGCATTGGCGTTTCGGATTCTTTTCCGTCTTTGACGGGCAAGGTTGTGCTGTTTGCGAACGAGTGGCTGGACGCGCAACCGTTTGTCCGGCTTGTTTTTACGAATGGTGAGTGGCGGGAAGTCTTTGTCGAGCGTTTGAAAGAAGGTGGACTTGTCGAGAAGCTCTACCAAGTCCAAAGCAAAGATGGACTTTCCCTAGAAGCTCGCTTGCCGAGAGAAATGCCGGAGGGTTACCGGGTTGATCTGTCGATGGAGGTGGCGGGCGTGTTAGGGGAATACCTCAAGCAACCTTGGGAAGGCCTGTTCCTTACATTTGATTACGGCTCCTCTTGGGAGTCTTTGATTAGACAAATGCCCGATGGGAGTGGAAGGGCCTATCGAAAGCAAAGACTGAGCACCAACCTTTTGGATGATCCTGGTGAGTCGGATTTGACCTGCAATGTGTGCTGGGACGATGTTAAGGAATCGCTCGAGCTAGAGGGATTTACGGTTGACGGGCCGGAGCGCCAGGAGAGTTTTTTCCTCAATCATGCCAGCCAGAGAGTACGGGCGATTATAGAAGGTAAGGACGATCCAGACGGAGGTTCAAAGAGGCGTCTCATGCAGATCCTGCATCCCGCTAACTTCGGTGCCGCCTTTCAGGTTCTTTGGGGCCTGCGATAA
- a CDS encoding YidC/Oxa1 family insertase periplasmic-domain containing protein — MDKKNVLIGLAFILAAFGLMFYQSSQMEPVPVEPETPVEEALPSSSDTDSGTDLGSLEGEETAPVADGSGEEPVFQPVAPEVVAEEEETASVEEVTRSLANEFIDVQFTSRGGGIKQVHFLQTKRGGMDTFVFNADTRLPALGVSIRGPDSEYSFSRNYSILEDETNQTQIVFERELVSNIFVRRVFSISSPGEEGVDPYLIRHKTTFINRSEQPLESGDGAYLNLGTVYSIGPDTRGEFLAFGYFDGEDAEFIRSRKFTGSSGFLGIGASAPVSSVSESRNDLNVVWGSVKNQFFAFVATVGEGVRSNGFFATGSSVIPPNPPDAPPADAIRASLAFPLERIEPGESLDIAIDFYAGPKEFRRLTQLGEKQDEVMQFGFLSFFSKILLSFLYAIHTVVPSWGWSIVVMTIIIKLIFWPLTAKATQSQKRMQKIQAPLKELREQYKDNPQKMQKETMKLFRENKVNPAAGCLPILIQMPIFIGLFWMLRTASELRYAPFLWIDDLSRPDTVAVVFGLPINILPLIMGVTMFFQMRMTPAMANADPLQQKIFKFLPFVFLVILYNFSSGLVLYWTVQNLLTILQQYITNKRSDVANEPVVIPSSAKKKAKKSTGKK; from the coding sequence ATGGACAAAAAGAACGTATTGATTGGGCTCGCCTTCATTTTGGCGGCTTTCGGACTCATGTTCTACCAGTCCTCGCAGATGGAACCTGTTCCGGTTGAGCCTGAAACACCTGTAGAGGAGGCACTGCCCTCGAGTTCTGATACGGACTCAGGAACTGACCTTGGATCTCTAGAGGGAGAAGAAACTGCCCCGGTTGCTGATGGTTCGGGGGAAGAACCGGTCTTCCAGCCGGTGGCACCTGAAGTCGTTGCCGAGGAAGAAGAGACTGCAAGCGTCGAGGAAGTCACGAGGAGTCTGGCAAACGAGTTTATTGATGTTCAGTTCACCTCACGTGGAGGTGGCATCAAGCAAGTCCATTTCCTCCAAACCAAACGAGGTGGGATGGACACGTTTGTGTTTAATGCGGACACTCGTTTGCCTGCCTTGGGCGTAAGCATTCGAGGGCCTGATTCGGAGTATTCGTTCTCTCGGAACTACAGTATTTTAGAGGATGAAACGAACCAAACTCAGATTGTTTTCGAGCGAGAGTTAGTGAGTAACATTTTTGTTAGACGTGTTTTCTCCATTTCTAGCCCTGGCGAGGAGGGGGTAGACCCATACCTTATTCGCCATAAAACGACTTTTATTAACCGGTCTGAACAACCTCTGGAATCGGGAGATGGGGCCTACTTGAATTTGGGAACGGTTTACTCAATTGGGCCGGATACGAGAGGGGAATTTTTGGCTTTCGGCTATTTCGATGGTGAAGACGCAGAGTTTATCAGGAGTCGCAAATTCACGGGAAGTTCCGGTTTTCTTGGAATCGGAGCAAGTGCGCCAGTATCAAGTGTGTCAGAATCCAGAAACGATTTAAATGTAGTCTGGGGTTCGGTGAAGAATCAGTTCTTCGCTTTTGTAGCGACGGTAGGGGAGGGCGTGCGGAGTAATGGATTCTTTGCAACAGGTTCCTCCGTCATCCCGCCGAATCCTCCAGACGCGCCTCCTGCTGATGCGATTCGGGCAAGTTTAGCCTTCCCGCTAGAGCGCATCGAGCCAGGCGAGAGCTTGGATATCGCGATCGACTTCTACGCTGGGCCAAAAGAGTTTCGCCGCCTGACCCAACTTGGTGAGAAGCAGGACGAGGTGATGCAGTTTGGGTTTCTGAGTTTCTTCAGCAAGATTCTTCTCTCCTTCCTGTACGCGATCCACACGGTGGTGCCTAGCTGGGGATGGTCGATCGTCGTGATGACCATCATCATCAAGTTGATCTTCTGGCCATTGACTGCCAAGGCGACCCAATCCCAAAAGCGGATGCAGAAGATTCAGGCTCCGCTTAAGGAGCTTCGCGAGCAGTATAAGGACAACCCGCAGAAGATGCAGAAGGAGACGATGAAGCTCTTTCGCGAGAACAAGGTGAATCCGGCCGCGGGATGTCTGCCGATCCTGATTCAGATGCCGATCTTTATCGGTCTGTTCTGGATGCTAAGGACCGCTTCCGAACTGAGGTATGCCCCGTTTCTTTGGATCGACGACCTGTCCCGACCGGATACGGTAGCAGTCGTTTTTGGTCTGCCGATCAACATCCTCCCGTTGATCATGGGAGTCACCATGTTCTTCCAAATGAGGATGACGCCTGCGATGGCGAATGCTGACCCTCTTCAGCAAAAGATCTTCAAGTTCCTCCCTTTCGTTTTTCTGGTCATCCTCTACAATTTTTCCTCCGGCCTCGTTCTCTATTGGACGGTGCAGAATCTACTCACTATTCTGCAGCAATACATCACGAACAAGCGAAGTGATGTGGCCAATGAACCGGTAGTGATCCCGAGTTCAGCGAAAAAGAAGGCGAAGAAGAGCACCGGAAAGAAGTAA
- the rnpA gene encoding ribonuclease P protein component, which produces MHFSRQCRILKSAEFALVRQHGQWLPGRFFHLQVMERENQSSGSRLGLVVSRKVGSAVVRNRIKRRCRSLFQMLSPDLLRSLDVVVVAKRDLDQVSFSALENDFRKRLSRWILVADSR; this is translated from the coding sequence ATGCACTTTTCCCGGCAGTGCCGGATTCTGAAAAGTGCGGAATTCGCTCTTGTTCGTCAACATGGTCAGTGGTTGCCCGGTCGTTTCTTTCATTTGCAGGTGATGGAGAGAGAAAACCAATCGTCCGGGAGTCGTCTTGGCCTGGTGGTTTCCCGCAAGGTAGGCTCAGCTGTCGTGCGGAACCGAATCAAGCGCCGTTGTCGCTCTCTCTTTCAAATGCTGAGTCCAGACCTTTTACGATCTTTGGACGTAGTTGTCGTCGCAAAGCGTGATCTCGATCAGGTTTCCTTCTCTGCGCTGGAGAACGATTTTAGAAAGAGACTGAGCCGCTGGATTTTGGTCGCAGACTCCCGGTAA
- a CDS encoding cytochrome c3 family protein, translating to MPLSRLIGGSSFQSRKTILVVTRFALAVFYVLIFSACSKQSDTRQKGDYEAQTAGPFPLTHRPERLSLIGENACKECHPAEFEEWRRSHHAQANRAVSTLRDEYAFTPAREVTDSGRVHRLEWNDGTPTLVVGDQNGSAYPLEGVIGYDPLIQYLAPFPGGKWQTTTDAFDPKENEWFEVFPGEGRRRGDWGHWTGQGMNWNANCATCHMTEYEKGLNPKTGEYQSLWTRQSISCMQCHTGLEAHVATASTENGGQLPRKLTDVKVKASCATCHSRRDELTANEFRPGDSYFDHYDLTLPVRNGLYYADGQIRDEVFVFGSFEMSRMGHAGVDCLDCHDAHSMELTRPTTNNAACTWCHDTGLDGAPLIEPLTHSHHAEGSSGNLCVECHMPKTPYMVRDPRADHGFLSPDPLLTIEMGIPNACSKCHEDQSVDWAARKVEEWYPEKVVLSRQRERARVLQSAWNHEDGIADDLISIARKEPIHAWRAAYTELLTWYSNDSKVQDFLEESLNDPSSMVRSKAAYAFGESGAAGPNFDQILDDPSLNVRIAAARSFVARGESIPDPSASVEWEEYLLYNSDRPQNALLLASEAIREGDRRNAQLWIDRAISLEPGNAELLRQVAVLQSRLGNLTEANRLLEKAYGMAPDQAQIPFSLALLRAEEGRIPETIQLLQITTRLDPSFDRAWYNLALAYLRNGEPAKARESLEKATRLRNSPEWQTASDAIDQTMLGTQEF from the coding sequence ATGCCCCTGAGTCGACTCATTGGAGGGTCGTCGTTCCAAAGCCGGAAAACGATCCTTGTTGTTACGCGTTTCGCCTTAGCCGTTTTCTATGTCCTTATCTTCAGTGCTTGCTCCAAGCAGTCTGATACACGCCAGAAGGGTGACTACGAGGCGCAAACAGCCGGCCCGTTCCCTTTAACCCATCGACCAGAACGTCTCTCGCTCATCGGTGAGAACGCTTGCAAGGAATGTCATCCAGCAGAATTTGAAGAATGGAGACGCAGTCACCATGCCCAAGCAAACCGCGCGGTTAGCACTCTACGTGACGAATACGCATTTACACCAGCAAGAGAAGTGACGGACTCCGGTAGAGTCCATCGTCTCGAGTGGAACGACGGCACGCCTACACTTGTCGTTGGAGATCAAAATGGGAGTGCTTATCCGCTTGAAGGCGTTATCGGCTACGATCCGCTTATTCAATATCTTGCACCATTTCCGGGCGGAAAATGGCAAACCACCACTGACGCATTCGACCCAAAAGAGAATGAATGGTTCGAAGTCTTTCCAGGTGAAGGAAGACGGAGGGGAGACTGGGGACACTGGACCGGTCAAGGAATGAACTGGAACGCCAATTGCGCAACTTGTCACATGACTGAATATGAGAAAGGACTGAATCCGAAGACAGGTGAGTATCAATCCCTATGGACCCGTCAATCCATCTCCTGCATGCAGTGTCATACCGGGCTGGAAGCACATGTGGCAACCGCCAGCACCGAAAATGGAGGCCAATTGCCTCGAAAACTCACCGATGTGAAAGTGAAAGCTTCCTGCGCAACTTGTCACTCCCGACGAGACGAGCTGACCGCGAATGAATTCAGGCCCGGCGACAGTTACTTTGATCACTACGACCTTACTCTTCCAGTGCGGAATGGACTCTACTACGCAGATGGACAGATACGAGACGAGGTCTTCGTGTTCGGATCCTTTGAGATGAGTCGCATGGGTCATGCGGGGGTCGACTGCCTTGATTGCCACGACGCACACTCCATGGAGTTGACCCGACCTACGACAAACAATGCAGCCTGCACCTGGTGTCATGATACCGGTCTCGATGGCGCACCTTTGATTGAACCACTCACCCATAGTCATCACGCCGAAGGAAGCTCTGGAAATCTATGTGTAGAATGCCATATGCCAAAAACACCTTATATGGTGCGAGACCCACGAGCCGATCATGGCTTTCTCTCGCCAGATCCACTGCTCACTATTGAGATGGGTATTCCCAATGCCTGTTCAAAATGCCACGAAGATCAAAGCGTCGACTGGGCCGCCAGAAAAGTCGAAGAGTGGTATCCCGAGAAAGTAGTGCTTTCACGGCAAAGAGAAAGGGCCAGAGTCTTACAATCGGCTTGGAACCATGAAGACGGAATTGCTGATGACCTAATTTCGATTGCAAGAAAAGAGCCGATCCACGCGTGGCGAGCCGCATATACAGAGCTCCTGACCTGGTACTCCAACGATTCAAAGGTGCAGGATTTCCTAGAAGAAAGCCTAAACGACCCAAGTTCTATGGTCCGATCTAAGGCCGCTTACGCATTCGGCGAGTCAGGTGCTGCAGGTCCCAACTTTGATCAAATTCTTGACGATCCGAGCCTCAACGTTCGGATTGCAGCCGCTCGTTCATTCGTCGCACGTGGAGAGAGTATTCCTGATCCATCGGCGTCAGTAGAATGGGAGGAGTATTTGCTATACAATTCGGACCGTCCGCAGAACGCCCTTCTTCTCGCAAGTGAAGCCATTAGAGAAGGGGATCGCAGAAATGCCCAACTGTGGATTGATCGGGCGATTTCTCTGGAACCCGGTAACGCAGAATTGCTTCGTCAAGTGGCTGTCCTCCAAAGCCGATTGGGAAATCTCACCGAAGCCAATCGGCTCCTCGAAAAAGCATATGGGATGGCTCCCGATCAGGCACAAATTCCGTTTTCACTCGCTCTCCTCCGAGCCGAAGAAGGTAGGATACCGGAGACAATTCAGCTTCTGCAGATCACCACCCGGCTTGATCCGAGTTTTGATAGGGCTTGGTACAATCTTGCTCTGGCCTACCTTAGGAACGGTGAGCCTGCAAAGGCCAGAGAGTCCCTGGAAAAGGCAACTCGGCTCAGAAACAGTCCCGAGTGGCAGACTGCGTCTGACGCCATTGATCAAACAATGCTCGGGACTCAGGAATTCTAG
- a CDS encoding MFS transporter, with protein sequence MTLFRPDRPFQPKKVRFYYGWVIAAAGTVGVICSIPGQTMGVSVFTDSLIENLGISRTWISFAYLIGTICSGFLVVPVGWLLDASGFRSGGVYAGLGLGVALLFLSQVDRIAEGVKEVIAPDSGVVIGFIFVTAGFFLLRFCGQGVMTLVSRGIVAKWFNHYRGRVTAITGIIGSFAFSVTPLFFDGLIIEFGWRVSWVGLGIICGFVFAVFAWVVFRDNPEECGLEMDGGLEKIPESKVNPDNRVVKQYSTAEALGTYGFWIYNLAFSFQGLFITGYTFHILSVADDLGLAREVVLGAFFPGAVIGVFVSLGIGWLIDKTQLKYSLIVFTIGTVFIPLGLLFAPHQYSLIILIAGFAMGGGAFSPLIGTVWARFYGRKSLGAISGFNMSCLVIGSALGPIGFSLSYEFLGGYRPAIAISVGCGVLLLAGAFFAENPQRKLREEMKATCE encoded by the coding sequence ATGACTCTCTTCCGTCCGGACCGACCTTTTCAGCCGAAAAAGGTTCGATTTTACTACGGTTGGGTCATCGCTGCTGCCGGAACTGTCGGGGTTATTTGTAGTATTCCCGGTCAGACGATGGGAGTGAGCGTTTTTACCGACTCTTTGATCGAGAATCTGGGAATAAGTCGCACGTGGATTAGTTTCGCGTATTTGATTGGAACGATCTGTAGCGGGTTTCTCGTAGTCCCTGTTGGTTGGCTTCTGGATGCTTCGGGATTCCGCTCAGGTGGAGTCTATGCAGGCTTGGGATTAGGGGTCGCACTTCTCTTTTTGTCTCAGGTGGATCGCATCGCAGAGGGAGTAAAAGAGGTGATCGCTCCAGATTCGGGAGTGGTTATTGGTTTCATTTTTGTGACTGCTGGCTTTTTTCTTCTCCGCTTTTGCGGGCAAGGGGTCATGACACTGGTGTCCCGTGGCATTGTAGCGAAGTGGTTCAATCATTACCGAGGAAGAGTGACTGCGATTACGGGCATTATCGGATCTTTTGCCTTCTCTGTAACTCCATTGTTCTTTGATGGACTGATTATAGAGTTTGGCTGGCGAGTATCCTGGGTAGGATTGGGGATTATCTGTGGATTTGTTTTTGCCGTCTTTGCATGGGTCGTGTTTCGTGACAATCCGGAAGAGTGCGGTCTTGAGATGGATGGTGGGCTTGAGAAAATTCCAGAGTCTAAGGTAAACCCAGACAACCGGGTGGTTAAACAGTATTCTACAGCGGAGGCACTCGGAACCTATGGGTTTTGGATTTACAATTTGGCGTTCTCCTTTCAGGGGCTGTTTATCACAGGTTACACGTTCCACATTCTATCTGTCGCGGATGATTTGGGGTTGGCCCGTGAGGTTGTTTTGGGAGCGTTTTTTCCGGGGGCCGTGATCGGAGTCTTCGTCAGTTTGGGAATCGGATGGTTGATCGATAAGACTCAGCTGAAGTATAGTCTGATTGTTTTTACGATAGGTACTGTCTTCATTCCTTTGGGCCTATTGTTCGCGCCGCATCAGTATTCTTTGATCATCCTGATCGCGGGTTTTGCGATGGGGGGTGGGGCCTTTTCACCTCTGATTGGAACGGTCTGGGCGCGTTTCTATGGTCGTAAATCTCTTGGAGCCATTAGCGGTTTCAATATGTCCTGTCTTGTAATCGGAAGTGCGCTCGGCCCGATAGGGTTTAGTCTTAGCTATGAATTTTTGGGTGGATATCGACCCGCCATCGCAATCTCAGTGGGTTGTGGCGTGTTGCTTTTGGCGGGTGCTTTCTTCGCGGAGAACCCACAGCGGAAGCTCCGAGAAGAAATGAAGGCCACTTGTGAGTGA
- a CDS encoding YebC/PmpR family DNA-binding transcriptional regulator codes for MSGHSKWATTKRHKAAVDAKRGKIFSVISKELTLSARDGGGDPEFNPRLRTNIAKAKAANMPADNIERAIKKGTGELEGATIEELTYEGYGPGGVGLIVEVTTDNKNRSASEVRSTFTKNGGNLAGSGALAYNFQRKGQFLIAADATNEDQLMEVTIEAGAEDILNNGDHFEVLCEMGEFDHVVQALEKAEIPTESAELAYLPQTPVEVTDSDVARQVLRLVDTLEELEDVKNVFANFEIADELLAER; via the coding sequence ATGTCTGGACATAGTAAATGGGCGACCACCAAGCGTCACAAAGCAGCGGTGGACGCAAAACGCGGAAAAATTTTCAGTGTGATTAGCAAAGAGCTGACCCTTTCAGCGCGTGACGGAGGGGGTGACCCCGAGTTCAATCCCCGTCTTCGGACCAATATTGCTAAAGCGAAGGCAGCAAATATGCCGGCCGATAATATCGAACGCGCCATCAAGAAGGGGACAGGAGAACTAGAGGGAGCAACCATTGAAGAGCTCACTTACGAGGGTTACGGTCCGGGGGGGGTTGGCTTGATCGTTGAGGTCACCACAGACAATAAGAATCGGAGTGCTTCTGAGGTGAGGAGCACCTTTACCAAGAACGGCGGTAACTTGGCGGGTTCTGGTGCATTGGCGTATAACTTTCAGAGGAAAGGCCAATTTCTTATCGCAGCTGATGCCACGAATGAAGACCAGCTGATGGAAGTGACGATTGAGGCAGGCGCAGAGGATATCCTGAATAATGGGGATCATTTTGAAGTGCTTTGCGAGATGGGTGAGTTTGATCACGTGGTTCAGGCTCTTGAGAAGGCAGAGATTCCGACAGAGTCTGCCGAGTTGGCCTATCTTCCCCAGACTCCTGTCGAGGTGACCGACTCCGACGTGGCCCGGCAAGTGTTGCGTCTGGTGGACACTTTGGAAGAGTTGGAAGACGTGAAGAACGTTTTTGCCAACTTCGAGATCGCTGATGAACTCTTGGCCGAGCGGTGA
- a CDS encoding glycogen/starch/alpha-glucan phosphorylase: MSGKTPATSKKVAKKSANKPKSKKRDGETAPSQESALPSSKDIKAAIIGHLEKTLARDTATATRRDWWIATSKVVQDQILTRFIDTMGVHNKQNVRRVYYLSLEYLMGRLFRNNIFNAGVFDQVSEALSDLGLELDELASEENDMGLGNGGLGRLAACFLDSLASLDLPAVGYGIHYEYGLFRQEFENGHQVERPDNWEKFGNPWEIIRPEYSQTVRLYGRVENRVNEKGDFEPIWTDTRTVNGVPYDIPICGYGTKTVNFLRLWESKASEEFDFQVFNQGGYVEAVRDKAIGETISKVLYPNDATESGKELRLVQQYFFVCCSLQDLIRRFYKQETDWSKFPEKVAVQLNDTHPAVATAELMRILVDEHKLEWEEAWAITRKTFAYTNHTLLPEALEKWSVPLFERVLPRHLQIIFEINRRFLKEEVEAMWPGDEEKKRQLSLIEEGHPQMIRMAYLSVVASHAVNGVAALHTQLLRDNLFYDFDQLYPGKFQNKTNGITPRRWLLACNPELSKLVTKEVGSDWTANLDALTKLEPLVKKAEFRKAYLDVKLKKKEQLAEFIEKHLKISVNPSAIFDAQVKRLHEYKRQHLNLLHILTLYHRILHNPDYDMVPRVFVFAAKAAPGYFLAKNIIRAINKVGEKINHDPRVEGRIKVAFLPNYGVTLAEKIIPAADLSEQISTAGKEASGTGNMKFALNGALTIGTLDGANVEIEEEVGEENIFIFGLKVDEVAALRASGYNPYDYYNRIPELKAVLNWLQSDAFTPGEFGAFRPLVDSLLQDGDPFLVCADYEAYIEAQGKVDQAYRDRDLWAKMAILNTARVGKFSSDRTIQQYADEIWDLPSVSV, translated from the coding sequence ATGTCAGGAAAAACGCCCGCAACTAGCAAGAAGGTCGCAAAAAAGAGCGCAAATAAACCAAAGTCGAAGAAACGAGACGGCGAGACGGCGCCTTCTCAAGAGTCTGCTTTGCCTTCCTCGAAGGATATCAAGGCGGCGATCATTGGGCACCTTGAAAAAACTCTGGCAAGAGACACAGCCACCGCGACGCGGCGGGATTGGTGGATCGCCACCTCTAAGGTGGTTCAGGACCAGATTCTCACCCGTTTCATCGACACGATGGGGGTCCACAACAAGCAGAATGTCAGGCGGGTTTACTATTTGAGTCTCGAGTATCTGATGGGACGCCTATTTCGAAACAACATATTCAACGCAGGCGTCTTCGATCAAGTGTCCGAAGCGTTGAGCGACTTGGGACTTGAACTCGACGAGCTTGCTTCGGAAGAGAACGATATGGGTCTCGGCAACGGGGGCCTAGGGCGCTTGGCAGCATGCTTTCTCGACTCTCTGGCCAGTCTGGATCTGCCCGCGGTGGGCTATGGGATTCATTATGAGTATGGACTCTTTAGGCAGGAGTTTGAGAACGGGCATCAAGTCGAACGACCAGACAATTGGGAGAAATTCGGTAACCCTTGGGAGATCATCCGCCCAGAATACAGCCAAACGGTCCGTCTCTACGGTCGGGTAGAAAATCGCGTGAACGAGAAAGGGGATTTTGAGCCAATCTGGACCGACACGCGGACGGTTAACGGAGTTCCCTACGACATCCCTATCTGCGGTTATGGAACGAAAACGGTGAACTTCCTCCGACTTTGGGAATCAAAGGCCTCCGAAGAGTTCGATTTTCAGGTATTCAATCAAGGAGGTTATGTAGAGGCTGTCCGAGACAAAGCGATCGGAGAGACGATCTCTAAGGTTCTCTACCCTAATGATGCGACCGAGAGCGGGAAAGAGCTGCGCCTCGTCCAGCAGTACTTCTTTGTCTGTTGCTCTCTTCAGGATCTCATCCGGCGGTTTTATAAGCAGGAAACGGATTGGTCGAAGTTCCCGGAGAAGGTCGCCGTCCAATTGAATGACACTCACCCAGCTGTCGCTACGGCCGAGCTGATGAGAATCCTAGTGGATGAGCACAAATTAGAGTGGGAAGAGGCATGGGCAATAACGCGAAAGACCTTCGCCTACACGAACCACACCCTTCTCCCGGAAGCGCTGGAAAAATGGAGTGTTCCCCTTTTCGAACGCGTATTGCCTCGTCACCTCCAAATCATTTTTGAGATCAACCGGCGGTTTCTCAAGGAGGAGGTAGAGGCTATGTGGCCGGGAGACGAGGAAAAGAAGAGGCAACTCTCTCTCATTGAAGAGGGCCACCCGCAGATGATTCGAATGGCGTATCTATCTGTTGTTGCGAGCCATGCTGTCAACGGGGTCGCCGCACTTCACACCCAATTGTTGCGAGACAACCTTTTCTACGATTTTGACCAGTTGTATCCTGGAAAATTTCAAAACAAGACAAACGGAATCACACCTCGAAGGTGGCTTCTCGCGTGTAATCCGGAACTGTCCAAACTCGTCACCAAAGAAGTGGGCAGCGATTGGACGGCGAATTTGGATGCCCTCACCAAGTTGGAACCTCTTGTCAAGAAGGCCGAGTTCCGAAAAGCCTATCTCGACGTCAAACTGAAGAAAAAGGAACAGCTCGCGGAGTTTATCGAGAAACACCTGAAAATCAGTGTCAACCCATCGGCGATTTTCGACGCTCAGGTGAAACGTCTCCATGAGTATAAGCGCCAACACCTGAATCTCCTTCACATCCTGACCCTCTACCACCGGATTCTACACAATCCGGATTACGATATGGTTCCCCGCGTTTTTGTCTTCGCAGCGAAGGCAGCACCCGGCTACTTCCTTGCGAAAAATATCATTCGGGCGATCAACAAGGTCGGGGAGAAGATCAACCATGATCCGAGAGTGGAAGGTCGCATCAAAGTCGCCTTTCTCCCCAATTACGGGGTAACCCTTGCAGAGAAGATTATCCCCGCTGCCGATCTCTCCGAACAGATTTCCACCGCTGGAAAGGAAGCTTCGGGAACCGGAAATATGAAGTTTGCTCTGAACGGCGCCCTCACTATTGGCACGCTTGATGGTGCGAACGTCGAGATCGAAGAAGAGGTCGGCGAAGAAAATATCTTTATCTTCGGACTCAAGGTCGACGAAGTAGCAGCTCTGCGCGCAAGTGGCTACAATCCTTACGACTACTACAACCGCATCCCGGAGCTGAAGGCTGTTCTCAACTGGCTCCAATCCGATGCATTCACTCCGGGCGAATTCGGAGCGTTCCGGCCACTAGTGGACAGCCTCCTTCAAGACGGCGATCCATTCCTCGTATGCGCGGACTACGAGGCCTACATTGAAGCGCAGGGCAAAGTGGACCAAGCCTACCGGGACCGGGATCTCTGGGCCAAGATGGCCATCCTCAACACCGCGCGGGTCGGCAAATTTTCTTCCGACCGCACGATCCAGCAATACGCAGATGAAATTTGGGACCTACCCTCCGTTTCTGTTTGA